One region of Oryza glaberrima chromosome 7, OglaRS2, whole genome shotgun sequence genomic DNA includes:
- the LOC127780694 gene encoding protein SRC2-like, which translates to MAYRALEVTLISARNLKKVNLITPMEVYAVVSVSGNPLARQCTLPDRHGGRNPTWNATLHLAVPAAAPGAFLHVLLRTERALGDRDVGEVFVPVADLQLAAAAHYQYLVHKVQSTTEHCGVLSLSYRLGPVVVPAPPLAADTGAVPAYLVVPCYANAPPYVYLSPANPARGEAASASASPPPRRKRSGDFGQWLGGAVRGMLSGEAMSPDTAAYDAGYKTLTGMADGRRVKF; encoded by the coding sequence ATGGCGTACAGGGCCTTGGAAGTGACGCTCATCTCGGCGAGGAATCTGAAGAAGGTGAACTTGATCACTCCCATGGAGGTGTACGCCgtcgtctccgtctccggcaACCCGCTCGCCCGCCAGTGCACGCTCCCCGACCGCCACGGCGGCCGCAACCCGACGTGGAACGCCAcgctccacctcgccgtccccgccgccgcgccgggcgCGTTCCTCCACGTCCTCCTCCGCACCGAGCGCGCCCTCGGCGACCGCGACGTCGGCGAGGTGTTCGTCCCCGTCGCCGAcctgcagctcgccgccgccgcgcactaCCAGTACCTGGTCCACAAGGTGCAGAGCACCACCGAGCACTGCGGCGTGCTCAGCCTGTCGTACCGGCTAGGCCCCGTCGtcgtgccggcgccgccgctggcggcggACACCGGCGCTGTCCCGGCGTACCTGGTGGTGCCGTGCTACGCGAACGCGCCGCCGTACGTCTACCTGTCGCCGGCCAATCCTGCCCGCGGCGaggccgcgtcggcgtcggcgtcgccgccgccgcggcgcaagAGGAGCGGTGACTTTGGGCAGTggctcggcggcgccgtccgGGGAATGTTGTCCGGCGAGGCCATGTCGCCGGACACGGCGGCCTACGACGCCGGGTACAAAACCCTGACCGGGATGGCTGATGGCAGACGTGTCAAGTTCTAG
- the LOC127780693 gene encoding protein SRC2-like: MAYRVLEVTLHSARDLKNVNFISRMEVYAVATISGDPLTRQCTPPDPYGGRHPAWNATLRFTVPPTAASAAGCLHVLLRAERSLGDRDIGEVIIPLADVLSGPYDLGARPPQFASYQVRKLHRSETRGVLHLSYRLGPVVAPQSVFAYPAPPPPPPQLFETAPPSPPYVPPPPDAYLRKPSPPSPPPAKPSPPPPPQTQTQPLAKPPAPATPSRAGGHVAALVPPAVAKADRHVSTPSPAKADWQMVGTPTATKGASKHGSLEFERGLNAGLVGGAIGGMLVGTEMVSDAAFYHAGYRAGLADRDGWAVY, translated from the coding sequence ATGGCGTACAGAGTTCTTGAGGTGACCCTCCACTCGGCGAGGGACCTGAAGAACGTCAACTTCATCTCGCGCATGGAGGTGTACGCGGTGGCGACCATCTCCGGCGACCCGCTGACGCGGCAGTGCACGCCACCGGACCCCTACGGCGGCCGCCACCCGGCCTGGAACGCCACGCTCCGCTTCACCgtcccgcccaccgccgcctccgccgccggctgcctccacgtcctcctccgcgccgagCGCTCCCTCGGCGACCGCGACATCGGCGAGGTCATCATCCCGCTCGCCGACGTCCTCTCCGGCCCCTACGACCTCGGCGCCCGCCCGCCGCAGTTCGCCTCCTACCAGGTCCGCAAGCTCCACCGCTCCGAGACCCGCGGCGTGCTCCACCTCTCCTACCGCCTCGGCCCCGTCGTCGCGCCGCAGTCCGTCTTCGCCtacccggcgccgccgccgccgccgccgcagctgttCGAGaccgctcctccctcgccgccttaCGTTCCCCCACCACCGGACGCCTACCTTCGTaaaccgtcgccgccgtctccaccacccgccaagccgtcgccgccgccaccgccacagaCACAGACACAGCCGCTGGCaaagccgccggcgccggcgacgccgtcgcgAGCTGGCGGGCACGTGGCGGCGCTGGTGCCACCTGCGGTGGCGAAGGCCGACAGGCACGTGTCGACGCCGTCACCGGCGAAGGCCGACTGGCAGATGGTGGgcacgccgacggcgacgaaggGGGCGAGCAAGCATGGCAGCCTGGAGTTCGAGCGGGGGCTCAACGCCGGGCTGGTCGGCGGCGCCATCGGCGGGATGCTGGTCGGCACCGAGATGGTGTCCGACGCGGCGTTCTACCACGCCGGCTACAGGGCCGGGCTCGCCGACCGCGACGGATGGGCCGTCTACTAA